The following are from one region of the Microbacterium sp. BK668 genome:
- a CDS encoding DUF6177 family protein, whose product MSAGTIDHPLLDGAGPGWAATETRADVVALTVGMSDFLHRVASGGDRPIVVSGEHSRMTRPLAEALSAVRGHWVVRTPEDGCYDTRTGAPLAAPQAVLELPPHPSRDAVHPAFLRAAVSNRLQLVATVSTRHRASRPIRLGGVLEAASERFARRAPEAWGPTEPLVGPWDRDDLTERTRRRLPLDSRWAAVTPGEHPVIATIALARTSEGVEETTRVWADVAGPGDDGADGLALAAREFLSRAAGIGMPLLGVAFAALGSPDLARRSTAGMQPEPLAMLVGPPGVRASGIDARRWAADFGAAVVGSPRLPGVLVSLGSPAGGGWNRLAEVLGTLDPDRVAGLLSAAPQVAARLRARVGDVTQTEGDR is encoded by the coding sequence ATGAGCGCCGGGACGATCGACCATCCGCTCCTGGACGGAGCGGGACCGGGCTGGGCCGCCACCGAGACTCGGGCGGACGTCGTCGCGCTGACGGTCGGAATGAGCGACTTCTTGCACCGCGTCGCGTCGGGCGGCGACCGGCCGATCGTCGTCTCGGGCGAGCACTCGCGGATGACCCGGCCCCTGGCCGAGGCCCTGTCGGCGGTGCGGGGGCACTGGGTCGTCCGCACACCGGAGGACGGCTGCTACGACACCCGCACCGGAGCGCCTCTGGCGGCCCCGCAGGCCGTCCTCGAGCTCCCGCCGCATCCGTCGCGGGACGCCGTCCACCCGGCCTTCCTCCGCGCGGCGGTCTCGAACCGGCTGCAGCTCGTCGCAACCGTATCGACGCGGCACCGGGCGAGCCGGCCCATCCGGCTCGGCGGCGTGCTGGAGGCCGCATCCGAGCGGTTCGCGCGGCGGGCGCCGGAGGCCTGGGGCCCCACCGAGCCGCTCGTGGGCCCGTGGGACCGCGACGACCTTACCGAGCGCACGCGCCGGCGACTCCCCCTGGACAGCCGCTGGGCCGCCGTGACGCCGGGCGAGCACCCCGTGATCGCGACGATCGCCCTCGCTCGCACGTCGGAGGGGGTCGAGGAGACGACCCGGGTGTGGGCCGATGTCGCCGGTCCGGGCGACGACGGCGCCGACGGGCTGGCCCTCGCAGCGCGCGAGTTCCTGTCGCGGGCTGCCGGGATCGGGATGCCGCTGCTCGGCGTCGCCTTCGCCGCCCTCGGCTCGCCCGACCTCGCGCGTCGATCGACCGCCGGGATGCAGCCCGAGCCGCTCGCGATGCTCGTCGGCCCGCCCGGCGTGCGAGCCTCCGGCATCGACGCGAGGCGCTGGGCCGCCGACTTCGGCGCGGCCGTCGTGGGCAGCCCGCGACTGCCCGGAGTGCTGGTCAGCCTGGGATCGCCCGCGGGTGGCGGGTGGAATCGCCTCGCCGAGGTGCTCGGCACGCTCGATCCGGATCGGGTCGCGGGTCTGCTCTCGGCAGCGCCTCAGGTCGCCGCGCGCCTGCGTGCGCGTGTCGGCGACGTCACACAGACGGAAGGGGACCGCTGA
- a CDS encoding EsaB/YukD family protein, whose amino-acid sequence MSLHTRLTVAGTTRRAEVVVSSDEPLGAVLPRLLDLLGETGGTVARPLTLVAADGEQLDIGRSPQQLDLGDGALLRLVPLDAAPPPPVVIDVTDAAADALEARPDRWDDRARMIAGATGIALAAAAAGLIAPYGSALAAAWTLLLAVVVLLGIATLLGLLRLAGVSGCVGAAAAGLLLPLGLAGATAAGAGGYDSASAALLGAAVVIATGSTVVLLALGVALRRPGAAAGGAVGAVLASILLALLLLGVGPAAAAAVAGTLAAFATGPLPWIALSASGVTRLDQGVAAGERVERPRAFASIADAYSALAWSVVTVSAVLAVTGVALVLASELWSGLLAVAFALIAALRVRAFPLRTQVWSLLAAAAAIASTALLTQLAGPLAWVGVAIAALAAIVLGAAVLARPAPHQRARLRGAGNVIETLAVVALLPLLLGALGIYAELLGMFGGGS is encoded by the coding sequence GTGAGCCTCCACACCCGGCTGACGGTCGCCGGCACCACCCGCCGGGCCGAGGTCGTCGTCTCGAGCGACGAGCCCCTCGGCGCCGTCCTCCCTCGTCTCCTCGACCTCCTGGGCGAGACCGGCGGCACGGTCGCACGGCCGCTGACCCTGGTGGCCGCCGACGGCGAGCAGCTCGACATCGGCCGCTCACCGCAGCAGCTCGATCTGGGCGACGGGGCGCTGCTGCGCCTCGTCCCGCTCGACGCCGCGCCGCCGCCTCCCGTCGTCATCGACGTGACGGATGCCGCGGCCGATGCGCTCGAGGCGCGCCCGGACCGCTGGGACGACCGCGCCCGCATGATCGCCGGGGCGACGGGGATCGCGCTCGCCGCCGCTGCCGCGGGGCTCATCGCCCCCTATGGCAGCGCCCTCGCCGCCGCGTGGACCCTCCTTCTTGCCGTCGTCGTGCTCCTGGGCATCGCCACCCTGCTGGGCTTGCTGCGCCTTGCGGGAGTCTCGGGATGCGTCGGCGCGGCCGCCGCGGGGCTCCTCCTCCCTCTCGGGCTCGCCGGCGCGACGGCCGCCGGCGCCGGAGGGTACGACTCGGCGAGCGCAGCCCTGCTCGGCGCCGCCGTCGTGATCGCGACGGGCTCGACCGTCGTCCTGCTCGCGCTCGGAGTGGCCCTGCGGCGACCGGGCGCCGCCGCCGGCGGAGCCGTCGGCGCGGTCCTCGCGTCGATCCTGCTCGCCCTCCTCCTTCTCGGTGTCGGGCCGGCCGCCGCCGCGGCCGTGGCGGGAACTCTCGCGGCCTTCGCGACCGGCCCGCTCCCCTGGATCGCCCTCTCCGCATCGGGCGTCACGCGGCTCGACCAGGGGGTCGCAGCGGGCGAGCGTGTCGAGCGGCCGCGCGCCTTCGCGTCGATCGCCGACGCCTATTCGGCGCTCGCCTGGAGCGTCGTGACCGTGTCGGCGGTGCTGGCCGTGACCGGCGTCGCCCTCGTGCTCGCCTCGGAGCTGTGGAGCGGGCTGCTCGCCGTGGCGTTCGCGCTCATCGCCGCGCTGCGTGTGCGCGCCTTCCCGCTGCGTACGCAGGTGTGGTCGCTCCTCGCCGCCGCGGCGGCGATCGCTTCCACCGCCCTCCTCACTCAGCTCGCCGGGCCGCTCGCGTGGGTCGGCGTCGCGATCGCCGCCCTCGCCGCCATCGTTCTCGGCGCCGCGGTGCTCGCACGCCCCGCTCCGCATCAGCGCGCGCGCCTGCGCGGCGCGGGCAACGTGATCGAGACGCTCGCCGTGGTGGCGCTGCTTCCCCTGCTCCTCGGCGCGCTCGGCATCTACGCCGAGCTCCTCGGGATGTTCGGCGGCGGCTCATGA